The following are encoded in a window of Cydia splendana chromosome 6, ilCydSple1.2, whole genome shotgun sequence genomic DNA:
- the LOC134791481 gene encoding uncharacterized protein LOC134791481: MVAAKIFVLLAFLTLVYCKVARQTEQDIQNVEAYIDSKKGDINQRYRLHYHVAAPVGWINDPNGFTYYKSEFHLFYQYYPYDSVWGPMHWGHVASRDLVNWKYLPTALVPETEQCFSGSAVVDGDTMILMYTGHINLDAEPWANETQYLAYSDDGITFHKYEGNPVISSAPNGSPDFRDPKAWKHGDHYYVVIGSKTDDNRGHVLLYRSTDMKNWEYLNIIAESKGDSYMYECPDFFELDGKFVLLMSPQGMEPQGDRFKNLQQTGYIIGSFSYDTFEFVPEVDFQEIDFGHDFYAAQTTEAFGKRVLVAWFNMWEQPRPEAEDGWAGAMTLVRELKLVGDRITMKPLDAMAVLRDEVKMIGIVQPQQELRFGKTAELIVAGDLGQKIELQLEGTDGGEKAWIRWEPEVGKVVVDRGSDDIRQVEWSPIGMDTWRIFLDASSIELFCGEGEVVFSSRLFPEDFTCKLAINYLRNIARQTEQDIQKVEAYIDSKKGDINQRYRLHYHVAAPVGWINDPNGFTYYKSKFHLFYQYHPYDSVWGPMHWGHVASRDLVHWKYLPTALVPETEQCFSGSAVVDGDTMIIMYTGHVNLDAEPWANETQYLAYSDDGITFHKYEGNPVISSAPNGSPDFRDPKAWKHGDHYYVVIGSKTDDNRGHVLLYRSTDMKNWEYLNIIAESKGESHMYECPDFFELDGKFVLLMSPQGMKPQGDRFKNPHQTGYIIGSFSYDTFEFVPEVDFQEIDFGHHFYAAQTTEAFGKRFLVGWFNMWVQPPPEAKDGWAGALTLVRELKLVGDRITMKPLDAMTVLRDEVKMIGVVQPQQELRFGKTAELIVAGNLSQKIELQLEGTDGGEKAWIRWEPEVGKVVLDRGSDDIRQVEWSPIGMDSWRIFLDASSIELFCGKGEVVFSSRLFPEGGWIVTNTSPQFIHVQAYSLCRSVPW, encoded by the exons ATGGTTGCCGCTAAAATATTCGTACTACTAGCGTTTTTGACTTTGGTGTACTGTAAAGTTGCACGCCAAACAGAACAAGATATTCAAAATGTAGAGGCCTACATAGACAGCAAGAAAGGAGATATCAACCAAAGGTACAGACTGCATTACCACGTCGCTGCACCGGTTGGATGGATTAATGACCCGAACGGATTCACGTATTACAAATCGGAATTCCATCTTTTTTATCAATATTATCCATATGATTCAGTGTGGGGCCCCATGCACTGGGGACATGTTGCCAGTCGCGATCTAGTAAATTGGAAATATTTGCCGACAGCTTTAGTACCAGAAACCGAACAATGCTTCTCCGGTAGTGCTGTGGTAGATGGAGACACCATGATCCTAATGTATACTGGACATATCAATTTAGATGCTGAACCATGGGCCAACGAAACCCAGTACCTAGCCTATAGTGACGATGGTATAACATTTCACAAGTACGAAGGAAATCCAGTTATATCCTCTGCTCCTAACGGATCGCCTGACTTCAGAGATCCAAAGGCTTGGAAGCACGGAGATCATTATTATGTAGTCATCGGTAGCAAGACCGACGACAACCGAGGCCATGTTTTGCTGTACAGGTCAACGGATATGAAGAACTGGGAGTATTTGAATATTATAGCAGAATCCAAGGGTGATAGCTATATGTACGAGTGTCCCGATTTCTTTGAGTTGGATGGAAAGTTTGTTCTACTAATGTCTCCACAAGGCATGGAGCCGCAGGGCGACAGGTTCAAAAATCTTCAGCAGACCGGATATATAATTGGGAGTTTCAGCTATGATACTTTCGAATTTGTTCCTGAAGTAGATTTTCAAGAAATCGACTTCGGGCACGATTTTTATGCAGCACAGACCACGGAAGCGTTTGGCAAAAGAGTCCTTGTAGCTTGGTTTAACATGTGGGAGCAACCTCGGCCTGAAGCGGAAGATGGCTGGGCTGGTGCTATGACATTGGTTAGAGAACTGAAGCTCGTCGGCGACCGGATTACGATGAAACCTTTAGACGCCATGGCTGTTCTTAGGGATGAGGTAAAAATGATTGGGATTGTACAACCTCAACAGGAACTGCGTTTTGGAAAAACGGCTGAATTAATCGTGGCAGGTGATTTAGGTCAGAAAATTGAATTACAACTCGAAGGTACAGACGGCGGTGAGAAGGCTTGGATACGTTGGGAGCCTGAAGTCGGCAAAGTAGTAGTAGATAGAGGTTCAGATGATATTCGGCAAGTAGAATGGTCGCCAATCGGTATGGATACTTGGAGGATATTCCTGGATGCGAGTTCTATAGAGCTGTTCTGCGGAGAAGGAGAGGTGGTGTTCAGCAGCCGGTTGTTCCCTGAGG actttacatgt AAATTAGcgataaattatttaagaaaca TTGCACGGCAAACAGAACAAGATATTCAAAAGGTAGAGGCCTACATAGACAGCAAGAAAGGAGATATCAACCAAAGGTACAGACTGCATTACCACGTCGCTGCACCGGTTGGATGGATTAACGACCCGAACGGATTCACGTATTACAAATCGAAATTCCATCTTTTTTATCAATATCATCCATATGATTCAGTGTGGGGCCCCATGCACTGGGGACATGTTGCCAGTCGCGATCTGGTACATTGGAAATATTTGCCGACAGCTTTAGTACCAGAAACCGAACAATGCTTCTCCGGTAGTGCTGTGGTAGATGGAGACACCATGATCATAATGTATACTGGACATGTTAATTTAGATGCTGAACCATGGGCCAACGAAACCCAGTACCTAGCCTACAGTGACGATGGTATAACATTTCACAAGTACGAAGGAAATCCAGTCATATCCTCTGCTCCTAACGGATCGCCTGACTTCAGGGATCCAAAGGCCTGGAAGCACGGAGATCATTACTATGTAGTCATCGGTAGCAAGACTGACGATAACCGAGGACATGTTTTGCTATACAGGTCAACGGATATGAAGAACTGGGAGTATTTGAATATTATAGCAGAATCCAAGGGTGAAAGCCATATGTACGAGTGTCCCGACTTCTTTGAGTTGGATGGAAAGTTTGTTCTACTAATGTCTCCACAAGGCATGAAGCCGCAGGGCGATAGGTTCAAGAATCCCCATCAGACCGGATATATCATTGGGAGTTTCAGCTATGATACTTTCGAATTTGTTCCTGAAGTAGATTTTCAAGAAATCGACTTCGGGCACCATTTTTATGCAGCACAGACCACGGAAGCGTTTGGCAAAAGATTCCTTGTAGGTTGGTTTAACATGTGGGTGCAACCTCCGCCTGAAGCGAAAGACGGCTGGGCTGGTGCTCTGACGTTGGTTAGAGAACTGAAGCTCGTCGGCGACCGGATCACGATGAAACCTTTGGACGCTATGACTGTTCTTAGGGATGAGGTAAAGATGATTGGCGTTGTACAACCTCAACAGGAACTGCGTTTTGGAAAAACGGCTGAATTAATCGTGGCAGGTAATTTAAGTCAGAAAATTGAATTACAACTCGAAGGTACAGACGGCGGTGAGAAGGCTTGGATACGATGGGAGCCTGAAGTCGGCAAAGTAGTACTAGATAGAGGTTCCGATGATATTCGGCAAGTAGAATGGTCACCAATCGGCATGGATTCTTGGAGGATATTCCTGGATGCGAGCTCTATAGAGCTGTTCTGCGGAAAAGGAGAGGTGGTGTTCAGCAGCCGGTTGTTCCCCGAGGGTGGGTGGATTGTTACAAACACCAGCCCCCAGTTTATTCACGTACAGGCTTATTCGTTATGCAGAAGCGTTCCTTGGTGA